The following DNA comes from Microbacterium foliorum.
GCTTGCCGCCGGCCTGCCAGATCATCGAGGTCGCGAACCCGGCGTCGCCGGTGTCGTTCGTGATGTACGCGTCAGGGTTCGCGGCGTGGATCGCCTTGGCCGCCTCGTAGTACTCGTCCCACGTGGTGGGCACGGCGACGCCTGCGGCGTCGAACACGGCCTTGTTGTAGAACAGCGCCATGGGACCGGAGTCCTGTGGCAGTCCGTAGATCGCGTCGCCGTCGGTGACGGAGTTCCACGTCGAGGCGGTGTAGTCGTCCTCGAAGTCGGAGAAGCCGTACTGCGAGAGGTCGACGAACGCGTCGGTGAGTGCGAACTGGGGGAAGGCGTAGTACTCGATCTGCACGACGTCGGGGGCGCCCGAGCCGGCCTTGATGGCGTTCTGCAGCTTGGTGTACTCCTCGTTGTTGGTGCCCGCGTTGACCACGTTCACCTTGACGTTCGGGTACTCCTTCTCGAATGCCTCGACCTGGGCCTCGGCAGAGGGCGTCCACGACCAGTACGTGATCTCGCCGCCCTTCTCGAGAGCGGCCTCGACGGAGTCGAACGAGCCGTCGCCGGCAGCGCCGCCGGAGCCGGTGTCGCCGGTGCTGCAGCCGGCCAGCGCCAGCGCTGCCACGGTTCCGGCCGCGAGCACCGCGAGGGTGCGCCGTGCGGCGGGTGAGGGAAGGTGCTTCATTGCTGTGTCCTTTCGGGGGTGCGGTCCTTCATCGGACCGACGTGTGCGGTGCGGAGGGATGCCGGAAGCTACTGCTTGACGCTTCCGGCGGTGAGACCTGACTGCCAGAACCTCTGCAGCAGCAGGAAGGCGATGACGATCGGGATGATGGTGAGGAGCGAGCCCATGATCACGAGGTTGTAGATCGGCTGAGACCCTGCACCGATCGCCTGGTTGCTCCACTGGTTCAGGCCGACGGTGAGCGGGTACCAGTCGGGGTCGGACAGCATGATCAGCGGCAGGAAGTAGTTGTTCCACGTCGCCACCACGGTGAAGAGGGTGACCGTCACGATTCCGGGAGCGAGCAGTCGCATCGAGATCGTGAAGAAGGTGCGGAACTCGCCGGCGCCGTCGATGCGGGCCGCCTCGAGCAGCTCGGTCGGCACCGAGTCCGAGGCGAAGGCCCAGATCAGGTACAGGCCGAACGGGCTGATGAGCGAGGGGATGATGACGGCCCACGGGGTGTTGGTGAGTCCCAACTCGCTGAACAGCAGGAAGGTCGGCACGGCGAGCGCGGTGCCGGGCACGGCGACCGCCCCGAGCACGACGGCGAACACCGCGCGGCGGCCGGGGAAGCGGTACTTCGCGAGTCCGTAGCCGGCCATGGTCGCCAGCAGGGTCGCGCCGCCGGCTCCGACGACCACGTACAGCAACGTGTTGCCGAGCCAGCGCAGGAAGATGCCGTCCTGGTACGAGAAAGTCGCGACGAGGTTGTCGACGAACGCGAAGTCGTCGGAGAACCACAGGCCGAACGAGCTGAACAGACCCGCCTGGGTCTTCGTCGAGCTGAACAGCAGCCAGACGAGCGGCACGAGCGTGTACAGCGCGTACATCACCATGACGATCAGCAGGATCTTCGACTTGCGCGGATTCAGCAGATCGTGGCGCTTCTGCGAGGGGCGGGCGAGGGGGAGTGCCATGTCAGCGCACCTCCGACTTCGAGCCGCGCAGCTGCACGACGTAGGCGATCACTGCGGTGATGACGCCCATGATGATGGCGATCGTCGCGGCGTAGTTGAACTGCTGTCCGGCGAACGAGAGGTTGTACGCGTACATGTTGGGTGTGAAGTACGTCGTGATCACGTTCGGTGCCAGGGGTCGCAGGATGTTGGGTTCGTTGAAGAGCTGGAAGCTGCCGATGATCGAGAAGATCGTCGCGATCACGAGGGCGCCGCGCACCGAGGGGATCTTGATCGAGAAGATCGTGCGCCACGCGCCGGCTCCGTCGAGCGATGCCGCCTCGTACATGTCGGTCGGGATCGTCTTCAGCGAGGAGTAGAAGATCAGCATGTTGTAGCCGACGAACTGCCACGTCACGATGTTGCCGATAGAGACCAGGATCCACTCCCGCGCGAAAGGGGTGATGAGGTCGCTGCCGAGCAGGTCGTTGAAGTTGGACGTCAGACCGAACTGGTCGCCGTAGATGTAGCCCCACATGAGCACTGCGACGACGGCGGGCACGGCGTAGGGCAGGAAGATCAGGATGCGGAAGAAGGATGCTCCGCGCAGTCGTGCGCTGTCGAGTGCCAGGGCCGCGGCGAGGGCGAGGATCAGCATGATCGGCACCTGCACGACGAGGAACAGCACGACGCGGCCGAACGCTTCCCAGAACTGCGGGTCGGTGAGAGCGCGCACGTAGTTGTCGAACCCGACGAACGCGGTGCCGCCGATCAGCTTCTCCTGGAAGAAGCTGAGGTACAGCGCGTAGGCGAGCGGTGTGAGGAACACCAGGGCGAACACGACCATGAACGGGCCGACGAAGGCCCATCCCTTCCAGTCGCGCTTTTCACGCCGGCGGATGCCGTGGTCCGCCAGGGCTGCGGAATCTTGAGTCGTCATTGACGAGAACCTTCTTAGAGATCGGGCGCTCACTGCGCCGTGTGTCAACGTCAACATATTCGATGCGCTGCTAGTGTGTCAACGTCAACACATGAATGGATGAGTGCTCGTGACCTCGGAACAGTCGGCAGAGCCGCCGCAGCGGCGGCGAGACCCCTCCATGGAAGACGTGGCCAGAGAGGCCGGAGTCTCCGGACAGACCGTCTCGCGGGTCGTGAACGCGCGCGGCTACGTCGGCGCGGCCACGAGGGAGCGCGTCGAAGACGCCATGCAGCGGCTCGGCTACCGGCCCAACAGCGCCGCCCGCGCACTGCGTTCAGGCCGATTCCGCGCGATCGGCGTGATCATGTTCTCCTTCAGCTCCTACGGCAACCAGCGCACGCTCGACGCGATCGCGGTGCGGGCCTCGCAGATGGGGTACGCGCTGACGCTGATCCCCGTGGAGTCCAGTGCTCGTGACACCGTGGCAGGCGCCTTCCGCCGCCTCGAGGAGCACGCGGTCGACGGCATCATCATCGTGATCGAGGCGCATCAGCTCGATGAGGCCGAAGTGGAGATCCCCGACGGACTGCCCGTCGTGCTGGTCGACTCCAACCGGGGAGCGACTCACCCCTTCGTCGACACAGACCAGGCCCAGGGCGCGCGGCTCGCGACCGAGCATCTGCTCGAACTCGGCCACGAGACCGTCTGGCACGTCGCTGGACCGGCGAAGTCGTACTCCGCCGAGCGCCGTCGCGAGTCCTGGCAGCGGACGCTCGAAGCCCGCGGGGTCGTCGCGCCCGAGCCGCTGCAGGGCGACTGGACGGCCGAATCCGGCTACCAGGCAGGTCTCCGGTTGCGCGACGACGACCGGGTCACCGCGGTCTTCGCCGCGAACGACCAGATGGCGATCGGCGTCGTGCGTGCGTTCCGTGAGGCCGGGCGCGACATTCCGGCCGACGTCAGCGTGGTCGGCTTCGACGGCCTGCCTGATGCCGCGCAGCTGTGGCCGCCGTTGACCACCGTGCAGCAGCATCCTGAGAAGGTCGGCGCACTGGCGGTCGACGCGCTGCTCGTCGAGCTCGACGGCGGAGAGCGCACGCAGACTCCGCTGGTCGGCACCGAGCTCGTCGTGCGCGAGAGCACCGCCCCGCCTCGGGCGATCTGAGTCGGCAGCGCGGGCGAGCCTGCGATCAGGGCTTCGCGGCCGCGTCGGCGCCGTCTCTTCGCCGCATCGACACGTGTGCCGGGATGCCGCGCGAGAACAGGATCGACAACAGGCTGATCAGGATCAGCCCCACGAAGGACACGCGAAGCGACGACAGCTGCGACTCGCGATAGATGTCGGCGAGTTCGCTCGAGTCCTCGTCGCTGAGGCCGGCCGCCTCGCCGATCCCCGCGACGTCCGCTGCGGGCACCACCGTGACCCCGCGGTCTGTCGCGGCACTCACCGTCTCGCGCACGTCGCTCGGAAGATCGCTCACAGCCACTCCTGAGGCGAACGAGGTCGACAGTGCACCGATCAGCAGCGATCCGATCAGCGCCGTTCCGAGCGATGAGCCGAGATTCTGGAAGACCCCCTGCAGTCCGCCTGCCTCGCTCGTGTCCTTCTCGCTCACGCTCGACATGTTGACGTTGCCGAGCTGTGAGGCCAGCAGCCCCAGGGCACTGCCGGCGAGGAACATGCCGACCGCGAACAGGCCGCCGCGGAGATCCTCGGTCACCGAACCGAGCAGCAGCACGGCACTGAGCACCAGGATCGACTGTCCGACCCGCACGATCCGACGCGGGGACCACCGGCGCGACAGCGCGGTGCCGACGATAGAGAAGAGGATCAACGAGACCGAGAGCGGGAAGATCTTGAGACCAGTCTCGAGCGCATCGAATCCGAGCGTCATCTGCAGGTAGACCGGGACCATGAAGAACAGCCCTGCCGTCACGGCATACTGGGCGCCGAGCACCGAGAGGCCGCTGCGCAGAGTCGTGATCGAGAGGAGATCCGGCTGCATGAGAGATGGGCGGCCCAGACGGATCAGTCGTCGCTGCCAGCCGATGAACAGCGCGATCAGAGCGGCTCCGAGCGCGATGTACCAGGTGGTCAGCGAGACGCCGAGGGGCGCGACCGGGACGCCTGCGATCTCGGGTGTGTAGAGGGGCACCACCCATCCCCACGTCTTGCTCTGCAGCATGCCGAAGACGATCAGGACGAGGCCGGCCGAAGAGAGCAGCACGCTGACGATATCGATGCGGATGCGCTGTCGCGCGGTGGAATCGGTGATGATGCGAGCGCACACGACGACGCCCAGCATGATCACGACTTCGGCGACGAAGACGAACCGCCAGCTGGAGTAGGTGGTCACCGCGCCGCCGATCAACGGACCGGCCGCGACCGCCGCACCCGACACGGCGCCGATGACGGCGAAGGCCGTGACGCGCGCTGCGCCCCGGTAGTTGTCGGCGACGAGTGCGGCGATCGCGGGGATGACGAGCACCGCACCCAGCCCCTCGATGATCGACCAGCCCAAGAAGAGGAACCCGACGGACGGGCTCAGCGCGGTGATGAGGGAGCCTGCGGCGTAGACGCACGAACCGATCACGAAGGCGCGGCGTCGCCCCCACACGTCGCCGAGCTTGGCCCCGAGAAGCATGAACGCCGCCATGGTCAGCGTGTAGAACGTGATCGCCGCCTGCATCGCCGTCACGGACGTGTCGAGATCGCTCACGACCGTCGAGATCGACACGTTCATGACCGTGCCGTCGAGCACCATGACGAACTGCGCGGCGCCGAGGACGATGACGACGTTCCACTTCTTCATGAGGTCTCCTCAAATGCGGATGCGGATGCGGATGCGGATGCGGATGCGGTCTCGTGCGCGGGCCGGCGGTTGCCGCGCATGATCCGCGCCACGGCCGTGATCAGGAACAGCTGTCCGGTGATCGCCTCGGCGACGGCGATCCCCTGCACGGCTGGGCTCACCGGCACGATGTTGCCGTAGCCGGTGGTCGTGAGGGTGGTGAACGAGAAGAACAGCTGGCTCGAGAGCGAGTCGACGACTTCCGGGCCGAAGGTCGGAACGACGGTCAGAAGCGCGACGAGGTTGTAGACGAGGGCGAAGAACATGCCCACCAGTGCGTACGCCGAGATCGCGGCGAGCAGAGCCTCGGTGTCCAGGCCCCGACGCCGCACCTGGTGTCGGATGATCGCCACCGGTGCGACGAGGAAAGCGAGCATCGATGCCGCCGACAGCGCGATGTCGAGAGCCTGTCCGCGCAGGTCGAGAACCGCGACGAGGATCGCCGCGATGCCCGCGACCGTGAGCACGATCCAGGCGAGGCGCTGCACCCGCCGATGCGCGTCGGTCACTCGAAGTACGACGGCCACAGTGAACAGCTGCACCACGAACGCCGACGGGCTCGGGTCTGCCGTGTCCTGAGCGGCGCACAGCACATAGGTGAGCACGAGAAGAGCGAGCACGAGCCAGTATCCAGACGGCCATCCCGACGCCGATCTCGCGACGTGGGCCCCGAGAGTCGCGGGTTCACGCATCGTGTCTCCGGATCCCATGGAGGAGCCTCACACGGATCCGTGTTCGTGCGGCAGGCGTCCCGACGCCAGAGCCGCCTGCAGCGCCAGGAAATCGCTGTCGTTCTGGTCCGCGTAGACCGCGGCGAAGTCCGCGATCGCCTCCTCGAACGTGTCGCTGCGCCCCAGATACCCCGCGATCTGCACGCGATCGCCGGATCGGGAGTGGGCTCGCGCCAGCGTCTCCCCGCAGATCCGCGCATACAGGGTCGCACCCCGCACGGTCATCGCGTCCGGGTCGACTGCGCCTTTGCCGTCCTGCAACTGCCGGATGTAGAAGTCGCGGCGCTGCCCGTCGAGGCCGACCATGGAGTGCCATCCGAGGAAGATGTCGCTGGACGCCTGCATCACCCGCTGGCCCCGCACGACCCGCTCCGCGTGGTCGTCGTACTCGCTCGGCCCGAGAAAGCGCTCGAGGACGGATGCCTGAGCCTCCTTCGCCTGGAGGAGCAGAGGGTCGTCGTCGTCGCGTCCGCTGAGGAGGATCACCCAGGCGCGCGTGCCCACGCTTCCGACGCCGACCACCTTTCGAGCCATGTGACGGTACCGGTACTCGGCGATCGGATGCCGTTCGCCGCCGAGCGTCGTGCGATATGCGCCCAGCACCTGATGCATGACATCCGCTTCGTCTGCCGCACGCCCCGCTTCGCGGATGAGGTCCTCGACGGGGACGATCAGCGGCGGCGCCGAGACGATGCGCAAGTGGCCGTCGACGACACGCACCAGCTTCTTGAAGGCCTTACGATGATCGCGTCGTCGCGCCTTGTCGATCGTCGCGTCCAGGCGGCGAACCTCCTCATCGCCCACCCGCTGGTCGAGGTGCGCCTCGCGGATCGACAGCCTCGCGCGCTCCGCGTCGAGTCGGTCGTACCAGGCATCGAGCACGGTCGACTTCGACGCGGCCCTCATCGCCGTGCGATAGCCGTGCGCTGCGGCGACGACGCAGGCACGCACCTCCTCGGCGCTGAAACCGCGCTGTCTGCCGGCCACCGCGAAACTCGCCGCGAGTCGTTTGACATCCCATTCGAACGGGCCCGGAAGCGTCTCATCGAAGTCGTTGATGTCGAAGATCAGGTGGCGCTCGGGGGTGCTGAACAGGCCGAAGTTCGACAGGTGCGCGTCTCCGCAGAGCTGCGCGATGATCCCCGTGTGCGCGGACGAGGCGAGGTCCGAGGCCATGAGCAGGGCCGCCCCGCGGTAGAAGGCGAGCGGCGACGCGGCCATGCGCGCGTAGCGCACCGGTGTGAGCTCCTGGACCCGTGATCGTCCCTGCTCCTCGAGCAGATCGATCGGGTCCGGCCGGTCCGAGGCCGGTGACCATACTCCGAGCTGCGCCCGAGGCATCCGCGATCGAGCGGCACGTCCTTCATCACGTCGCTCGGCGAACGGCTTCGCGACCTCCGATCGCCGGGTCATGAGCTGGCCCGGCCGAGAGGATCGGCGGAGGTGGCATCCGCCTTCTCACCTGCGACGCCCTCGAGCACGTCGTCCTCGGACTCCGCGACGTCGATGGCGTCGACATCGGCATCGGCATCGGCATCGGACGGCGGACGTTCGACCACCTCCAGAACGAGGACGACGAGCAACGACAGCACCAGCGTCCACAGCACGAGCGCGGGGCTGAGCGGCCGGACGAACAGCACGACCGCCGCACCCGCCACGATGATCACGCCCCTCAGGAGAGAGCGTCGCGAGTACAGCCACGTGCCGACGCGACCGCTGCTCAGGCCGCGCCGTTCCAGAGCCTCGCGCACCGAGGCGGCGCCACCGTGGACGACGGCTCGCAGCCGTCGTGGAACATCGAAGGGGCCCGCGAACCACCCGACCACGGCGGTGACGAGCGCGAGTACGAGCACAGCCACGGCCGTGTCGCGCATGGCACCGCCGACCAGTTCGTAAATGGCGCCCCCGGCATCCG
Coding sequences within:
- a CDS encoding DUF2252 domain-containing protein, whose amino-acid sequence is MTRRSEVAKPFAERRDEGRAARSRMPRAQLGVWSPASDRPDPIDLLEEQGRSRVQELTPVRYARMAASPLAFYRGAALLMASDLASSAHTGIIAQLCGDAHLSNFGLFSTPERHLIFDINDFDETLPGPFEWDVKRLAASFAVAGRQRGFSAEEVRACVVAAAHGYRTAMRAASKSTVLDAWYDRLDAERARLSIREAHLDQRVGDEEVRRLDATIDKARRRDHRKAFKKLVRVVDGHLRIVSAPPLIVPVEDLIREAGRAADEADVMHQVLGAYRTTLGGERHPIAEYRYRHMARKVVGVGSVGTRAWVILLSGRDDDDPLLLQAKEAQASVLERFLGPSEYDDHAERVVRGQRVMQASSDIFLGWHSMVGLDGQRRDFYIRQLQDGKGAVDPDAMTVRGATLYARICGETLARAHSRSGDRVQIAGYLGRSDTFEEAIADFAAVYADQNDSDFLALQAALASGRLPHEHGSV
- a CDS encoding carbohydrate ABC transporter permease, coding for MALPLARPSQKRHDLLNPRKSKILLIVMVMYALYTLVPLVWLLFSSTKTQAGLFSSFGLWFSDDFAFVDNLVATFSYQDGIFLRWLGNTLLYVVVGAGGATLLATMAGYGLAKYRFPGRRAVFAVVLGAVAVPGTALAVPTFLLFSELGLTNTPWAVIIPSLISPFGLYLIWAFASDSVPTELLEAARIDGAGEFRTFFTISMRLLAPGIVTVTLFTVVATWNNYFLPLIMLSDPDWYPLTVGLNQWSNQAIGAGSQPIYNLVIMGSLLTIIPIVIAFLLLQRFWQSGLTAGSVKQ
- a CDS encoding carbohydrate ABC transporter permease, with protein sequence MTTQDSAALADHGIRRREKRDWKGWAFVGPFMVVFALVFLTPLAYALYLSFFQEKLIGGTAFVGFDNYVRALTDPQFWEAFGRVVLFLVVQVPIMLILALAAALALDSARLRGASFFRILIFLPYAVPAVVAVLMWGYIYGDQFGLTSNFNDLLGSDLITPFAREWILVSIGNIVTWQFVGYNMLIFYSSLKTIPTDMYEAASLDGAGAWRTIFSIKIPSVRGALVIATIFSIIGSFQLFNEPNILRPLAPNVITTYFTPNMYAYNLSFAGQQFNYAATIAIIMGVITAVIAYVVQLRGSKSEVR
- a CDS encoding MFS transporter, with translation MKKWNVVIVLGAAQFVMVLDGTVMNVSISTVVSDLDTSVTAMQAAITFYTLTMAAFMLLGAKLGDVWGRRRAFVIGSCVYAAGSLITALSPSVGFLFLGWSIIEGLGAVLVIPAIAALVADNYRGAARVTAFAVIGAVSGAAVAAGPLIGGAVTTYSSWRFVFVAEVVIMLGVVVCARIITDSTARQRIRIDIVSVLLSSAGLVLIVFGMLQSKTWGWVVPLYTPEIAGVPVAPLGVSLTTWYIALGAALIALFIGWQRRLIRLGRPSLMQPDLLSITTLRSGLSVLGAQYAVTAGLFFMVPVYLQMTLGFDALETGLKIFPLSVSLILFSIVGTALSRRWSPRRIVRVGQSILVLSAVLLLGSVTEDLRGGLFAVGMFLAGSALGLLASQLGNVNMSSVSEKDTSEAGGLQGVFQNLGSSLGTALIGSLLIGALSTSFASGVAVSDLPSDVRETVSAATDRGVTVVPAADVAGIGEAAGLSDEDSSELADIYRESQLSSLRVSFVGLILISLLSILFSRGIPAHVSMRRRDGADAAAKP
- a CDS encoding LacI family DNA-binding transcriptional regulator, translated to MEDVAREAGVSGQTVSRVVNARGYVGAATRERVEDAMQRLGYRPNSAARALRSGRFRAIGVIMFSFSSYGNQRTLDAIAVRASQMGYALTLIPVESSARDTVAGAFRRLEEHAVDGIIIVIEAHQLDEAEVEIPDGLPVVLVDSNRGATHPFVDTDQAQGARLATEHLLELGHETVWHVAGPAKSYSAERRRESWQRTLEARGVVAPEPLQGDWTAESGYQAGLRLRDDDRVTAVFAANDQMAIGVVRAFREAGRDIPADVSVVGFDGLPDAAQLWPPLTTVQQHPEKVGALAVDALLVELDGGERTQTPLVGTELVVRESTAPPRAI
- a CDS encoding ion channel — translated: MGSGDTMREPATLGAHVARSASGWPSGYWLVLALLVLTYVLCAAQDTADPSPSAFVVQLFTVAVVLRVTDAHRRVQRLAWIVLTVAGIAAILVAVLDLRGQALDIALSAASMLAFLVAPVAIIRHQVRRRGLDTEALLAAISAYALVGMFFALVYNLVALLTVVPTFGPEVVDSLSSQLFFSFTTLTTTGYGNIVPVSPAVQGIAVAEAITGQLFLITAVARIMRGNRRPAHETASASASASASAFEETS
- a CDS encoding ABC transporter substrate-binding protein; the protein is MKHLPSPAARRTLAVLAAGTVAALALAGCSTGDTGSGGAAGDGSFDSVEAALEKGGEITYWSWTPSAEAQVEAFEKEYPNVKVNVVNAGTNNEEYTKLQNAIKAGSGAPDVVQIEYYAFPQFALTDAFVDLSQYGFSDFEDDYTASTWNSVTDGDAIYGLPQDSGPMALFYNKAVFDAAGVAVPTTWDEYYEAAKAIHAANPDAYITNDTGDAGFATSMIWQAGGKPFETSGTDVTIDLQDDGSKKWTENWNRLVEEDLLAPYGSWSDEWFRALGDGSLATLVIGAWMPGNLITGAPDGAGDWRVAPMPTYDGTPATAENGGGGQAVTTQSKNPELAAGFLWWLNNSEDSISTFLESGGFPSTTAELSSEEFLADAPEYFGGQKINEVLAAAADEVVEGWSYLPYQVYGNSIFGDTVGQSYQNGTDLNEGLVTWQDALVEYGNSQGFAVNK